A single window of Pungitius pungitius chromosome 20, fPunPun2.1, whole genome shotgun sequence DNA harbors:
- the LOC119195233 gene encoding pleckstrin homology domain-containing family G member 3-like isoform X1: MELKSTLSYMKADGDSCCLSAAPPISNERAPSASPSDSSDPRPASLISMLSSGSSRSGDLDLIPAGAEKGAGPYPGPDTKGRSDIDSKESTKRMPPNPQPTYLDRVVMEIIETERMYVRDLRMIVEDYLAHIIDQCDLSIRPEQVCSLFGNIEDIYEFNSELLQALDLCDNDPVAVARCFVLKSEYFEIYTQYCTNYPNSVASLTDCMRNKCLAKFFRDRQASLKRSLPLGSYLLKPVQRILKYHLLLQEIAKHFDPQEAGYEVVEEAIYTMTGVAWYINDMKRKHEHAVRLQEVQSLLLNWKGQDLTTYGELVLEGTFKVHRAKNERTLFLFERMLLITKRRGDHYVYKTHISCSTLMLIESAKDSLSFSVTHYKHPKQAHTVQAKSVEEKKLWAHHIKRIILENHKAVIPQKAKEAILEMDSIYAPRYRYSPERLKKALSCQSDEFPPDGRQGQRQSEPIQKTLKSSKVIVKEDECRVSFDSCEQKNGCFPEEEEPGETEPSTGQVDERAAGGSQSSSDKQKKPDSEPTGLPESEPSDPERLSDPHKRSGSEDCRIAAPPQRSEEKKPEGHPESTEQPTSATTDSDSRTLSSAESSEDEEEAKEVPAKEGEAVSILPSSVLDKAGAIAQHFSSVKRSGSAPDEGHSLGSGSPRLRSQTGSFCAEPSADLTLLSPREDVFLDVDRGIRQRRDSALSKQDQLLIGKIRSYYENAESEDAAFSLQRRESLTYIPTGLVRSSVSRLNSIPKDEAVHTDPSSLESALPADTWGHMASTESLDSFKSDQRSTDPEDLEDIRWSRSHSLQENPSDDEEFRPSSEMITVWQTMEREIGRSQGDAGGLPRPQEVLSGAKIILPDTAEASSSSCHREESVSSSPPRLRSSTESRTGCLKEMLKVFGEEGISLRAPVLRVARLKSKEEPVTEDSDPLDDVDSKSKVLNLARRYSQRIKTTKPMVRQRIPGVLVGGRTLLCVEEEKQAADKPNIPHNQATSPPPNPVDPNRPVKPGRARSRSPLTPPTECFHWPDVRELRSRYSDQDRPPKSPVGRSLSIPEQLCDGGLRRRSSCSSEHLLAEGGSQERDERSRRLHRAKSLDLRPGGAHAADVQELQERVANGYYVAAEAALPGDEQHKILVMEKLPDSQSPVAEDDYVQIRSPTSREKISIMAVMDRCRVYQDSDEYRRREDGKTSSESSGRQDDQPKAGGSNPRPRTEGGQKSVVKSLREKFQSRS; the protein is encoded by the exons atggagctgaaaTCTACGTTGAGTTACATGAAAGCTGACGGAG acTCCTGCTGCCtgtctgctgccccccccatcAGTAATGAGCGCGCCCCGTCAGCCTCGCCCTCCGACTCCTCCGACCCCCGCCCTGCGAGCCTAATCTCCATGCTGTCCTCCGGATCCTCCCGGAGCGGTGACCTGGACCTGATCCCTGCGGGGGCtgagaagggggcggggccgtACCCGGGTCCCGACACCAAGGGGCGGAGCGATATTGACAGCAAAGAGTCCACAAAAAGAATGCCGCCGAACCCTCAGCCGACCTATTTGGACCGGGTCGTCATGGAGATCATCGAGACCGAGAGGATGTATGTCAGAGACCTGCGCATGATTGTGGAG GACTACCTGGCTCACATCATTGATCAGTGCGACCTATCGATCCGTCCTGAGCAGGTCTGTTCCCTGTTTGGAAACATCGAGGACATCTATGAATTCAACAG CGAGCTGCTTCAGGCTTTGGATCTCTGTGACAACGACCCGGTCGCCGTCGCCAGGTGCTTCGTCCTGAAG aGTGAGTACTTTGAGATCTACACACAGTACTGCACCAACTACCCAAA CTCCGTGGCCTCTCTCACTGACTGCATGAGGAACAAATGTCTGGCCAAGTTCTTCCGTGACCGGCAGGCGTCGCTGAAGCGCTCGCTGCCTCTGGGCTCGTACCTGCTCAAACCAGTCCAGAGGATCCTCAAGTAccacctgctgctccag GAGATAGCAAAGCACTTTGACCCCCAGGAGGCAGGCTatgaggtggtggaggaggccaTTTACACCATGACGGGCGTCGCCTGGTACATCAACGACATGAAGAGGAAGCACGAGCACGCCGTCAGACTGCAG GAGGTCCAGTCTCTGCTGCTGAACTGGAAGGGTCAGGACCTCACCACCTACGGGGAGCTGGTCCTGGAGGGAACCTTCAAGGTCCACCGGGCGAAGAACGAGAGGACGCTGTTCCTGTTTGAGCGCATGCTGCTCATCACCAAGCGCCGCGGAGACCACTATGTGTACAAGACACACATCTCT TGCTCCACTCTGATGCTGATCGAAAGCGCCAAAGACTCTCTGAGCTTCAGTGTGACTCATTACAAACACCCCAAGCAAGCCCACACCGTTCAG GCGAAGTCGGTGGAGGAGAAAAAGCTTTGGGCTCATCACATCAAACGCATAATTCTGGAGAACCACAAGGCCGTCATCCCTCAGAAG GCTAAAGAGGCCATCTTGGAAATGGACTCCATAT ATGCTCCCAGGTATCGGTACAGCCCTGAGCGGCTGAAGAAGGCTTTGTCCTGTCAGTCTGACGAGTTTCCACCGGACGGTCGTCAGGGACAACGACAGTCCG agCCAAtccaaaaaacactgaaaagcaGCAAAG TCATCGTCAAG GAGGACGAATGCAGAGTCTCCTTCGACAGCTGTGAGCAGAAAAATGGCTGTTTtcctgaggaagaagagccAGGTGAAACCGAACCATCAACCGGACAGGTAGACGAGAGAGCAGCAGGCGGCTCGCAG TCTTCCTCAGACAAGCAGAAGAAGCCAGACTCTGAACCAACAGGACTGCCTGAATCAGAACCTTCTGATCCGGAACGTTTGTCTGATCCACACAAACGTTCCGGATCAGAGGATTGCCGGATCGCAGCCCCTCCtcaaaggtcagaggagaagaaaCCAGAAGGACATCCGGAGTCCACGGAGCAACCGACTTCCGCCACAACCGACTCAGACTCCAGGACCCTGAGCAGCGCAGAGTCctcagaggacgaggaggaggccaagGAGGTGCCGGCAAAGGAGGGCGAAGCCGTCAGCATCCTTCCCTCGTCCGTCCTGGACAAAGCCGGCGCTATCGCTCAGCACTTCAGCAGCGTGAAGCGAAGCGGGTCGGCCCCGGATGAGGGCCACTCGCTTGGCTCTGGGTCGCCACGGTTACGGAGCCAAACCGGCAGCTTCTGTGCCGAACCCTCGGCGGACCTGACCCTTCTGTCCCCACGGGAAGACGTCTTTTTAGACGTCGATCGGGGGATCCGACAGAGGCGGGACTCCGCCCTGTCCAAGCAGGACCAGCTGCTCATCGGCAAAATCAGGAGCTACTATGAGAACGCCGAGAGCGAGGACGCCGCCTTCAGCCTCCAGCGCAGGGAGAGTCTGACGTACATCCCCACCGGGCTGGTCCGGAGCTCCGTCAGCCGGCTCAACAGCATCCCGAAGGACGAGGCGGTCCACACCGATCCCTCAAGCCTGGAGTCAGCTCTGCCAGCGGATACCTGGGGTCACATGGCCTCTACTGAGTCCCTGGACTCTTTCAAGTCCGATCAGAGAAGCACCGATCCAGAGGATCTAGAAGACATCCGCTGGTCAAGGTCTCACAGCTTGCAGGAGAATCCTTCTGATGATGAAGAGTTCAGACCTTCTTCTGAAATGATTACGGTCTGGCAGACGATGGAGCGAGAGATCGGCCGATCTCAAGGCGACGCCGGGGGTCTTCCACGGCCCCAAGAAGTTCTGAGCGGGGCCAAGATCATCCTGCCAGACACGGCtgaggcctccagcagcagctgtcacAGAGAGGAATCCGTTAGTTCTTCACCCCCCCGGCTTAGATCCTCTACTGAGAGTCGTACAGGATGTCTGAAGGAGATGCTGAAGGTGTTTGGGGAAGAGGGGATTAGCCTCAGAGCTCCGGTTCTTCGCGTTGCCCGGCTGAAGTCCAAAGAGGAACCGGTCACCGAGGACTCAGACCCACTGGACGACGTTGACTCAAAAAGCAAAGTCCTCAATCTGGCCCGTCGGTACAGCCAGCGGATCAAAACCACCAAGCCGATGGTCCGACAGCGGATTCCTGGGGTCCTCGTGGGGGGGAGGACTTTACtctgtgtggaggaggagaagcaggcagCAG ATAAACCCAACATTCCTCATAACCAGGCCACTTCTCCACCGCCCAACCCCGTGGACCCAAACCGGCCTGTGAAACCGGGTCGAGCTCGCTCCCGCagccctctgaccccccccactGAGTGTTTCCACTGGCCCGACGTCCGAGAGCTGCGCTCCAGATACTCGGACCAGGACCGCCCCCCGAAGAGCCCCGTGGGCCGCAGCCTCTCCATCCCAGAGCAGCTGTGTGACGGAGGTCTGAGGAGgcgctccagctgctcctcggAGCACCTCCTCGCGGAGGGGGGGTCGCAGGAGAGGGACGAGCGCAGCAGGCGTCTGCACCGAGCCAAATCTCTGGACCTGCGGCCGGGCGGAGCGCACGCGGCCGAcgtgcaggagctgcaggagcgcGTCGCTAACGGTTACTACgtggcggcggaggcggcgctGCCTGGCGACGAGCAGCACAAGATCCTGGTGATGGAGAAGCTTCCGGACTCCCAGTCGCCGGTTGCAGAAGACGACTACGTCCAGATCCGCTCCCCCACCAGCAGGGAGAAGATCTCCATCATGGCCGTCATGGACCGCTGCCGGGTCTACCAGGACTCTGACGAGTACCGGCGGAGGGAGGACGGAAAGACCTCATCCGAGTCCTCCGGTCGTCAGGACGACCAGCCGAAGGCGGGGGGGTCGAACCCCCGCCCGAGGACGGAGGGCGGTCAGAAGAGCGTCGTGAAGAGTCTGAGAGAGAAGTTCCAGAGCCGGAgctga
- the LOC119195233 gene encoding pleckstrin homology domain-containing family G member 3-like isoform X2 translates to MELKSTLSYMKADGDSCCLSAAPPISNERAPSASPSDSSDPRPASLISMLSSGSSRSGDLDLIPAGAEKGAGPYPGPDTKGRSDIDSKESTKRMPPNPQPTYLDRVVMEIIETERMYVRDLRMIVEDYLAHIIDQCDLSIRPEQVCSLFGNIEDIYEFNSELLQALDLCDNDPVAVARCFVLKSEYFEIYTQYCTNYPNSVASLTDCMRNKCLAKFFRDRQASLKRSLPLGSYLLKPVQRILKYHLLLQEIAKHFDPQEAGYEVVEEAIYTMTGVAWYINDMKRKHEHAVRLQEVQSLLLNWKGQDLTTYGELVLEGTFKVHRAKNERTLFLFERMLLITKRRGDHYVYKTHISCSTLMLIESAKDSLSFSVTHYKHPKQAHTVQAKSVEEKKLWAHHIKRIILENHKAVIPQKAKEAILEMDSIYAPRYRYSPERLKKALSCQSDEFPPDGRQGQRQSEPIQKTLKSSKVIVKEDECRVSFDSCEQKNGCFPEEEEPGETEPSTGQSSSDKQKKPDSEPTGLPESEPSDPERLSDPHKRSGSEDCRIAAPPQRSEEKKPEGHPESTEQPTSATTDSDSRTLSSAESSEDEEEAKEVPAKEGEAVSILPSSVLDKAGAIAQHFSSVKRSGSAPDEGHSLGSGSPRLRSQTGSFCAEPSADLTLLSPREDVFLDVDRGIRQRRDSALSKQDQLLIGKIRSYYENAESEDAAFSLQRRESLTYIPTGLVRSSVSRLNSIPKDEAVHTDPSSLESALPADTWGHMASTESLDSFKSDQRSTDPEDLEDIRWSRSHSLQENPSDDEEFRPSSEMITVWQTMEREIGRSQGDAGGLPRPQEVLSGAKIILPDTAEASSSSCHREESVSSSPPRLRSSTESRTGCLKEMLKVFGEEGISLRAPVLRVARLKSKEEPVTEDSDPLDDVDSKSKVLNLARRYSQRIKTTKPMVRQRIPGVLVGGRTLLCVEEEKQAADKPNIPHNQATSPPPNPVDPNRPVKPGRARSRSPLTPPTECFHWPDVRELRSRYSDQDRPPKSPVGRSLSIPEQLCDGGLRRRSSCSSEHLLAEGGSQERDERSRRLHRAKSLDLRPGGAHAADVQELQERVANGYYVAAEAALPGDEQHKILVMEKLPDSQSPVAEDDYVQIRSPTSREKISIMAVMDRCRVYQDSDEYRRREDGKTSSESSGRQDDQPKAGGSNPRPRTEGGQKSVVKSLREKFQSRS, encoded by the exons atggagctgaaaTCTACGTTGAGTTACATGAAAGCTGACGGAG acTCCTGCTGCCtgtctgctgccccccccatcAGTAATGAGCGCGCCCCGTCAGCCTCGCCCTCCGACTCCTCCGACCCCCGCCCTGCGAGCCTAATCTCCATGCTGTCCTCCGGATCCTCCCGGAGCGGTGACCTGGACCTGATCCCTGCGGGGGCtgagaagggggcggggccgtACCCGGGTCCCGACACCAAGGGGCGGAGCGATATTGACAGCAAAGAGTCCACAAAAAGAATGCCGCCGAACCCTCAGCCGACCTATTTGGACCGGGTCGTCATGGAGATCATCGAGACCGAGAGGATGTATGTCAGAGACCTGCGCATGATTGTGGAG GACTACCTGGCTCACATCATTGATCAGTGCGACCTATCGATCCGTCCTGAGCAGGTCTGTTCCCTGTTTGGAAACATCGAGGACATCTATGAATTCAACAG CGAGCTGCTTCAGGCTTTGGATCTCTGTGACAACGACCCGGTCGCCGTCGCCAGGTGCTTCGTCCTGAAG aGTGAGTACTTTGAGATCTACACACAGTACTGCACCAACTACCCAAA CTCCGTGGCCTCTCTCACTGACTGCATGAGGAACAAATGTCTGGCCAAGTTCTTCCGTGACCGGCAGGCGTCGCTGAAGCGCTCGCTGCCTCTGGGCTCGTACCTGCTCAAACCAGTCCAGAGGATCCTCAAGTAccacctgctgctccag GAGATAGCAAAGCACTTTGACCCCCAGGAGGCAGGCTatgaggtggtggaggaggccaTTTACACCATGACGGGCGTCGCCTGGTACATCAACGACATGAAGAGGAAGCACGAGCACGCCGTCAGACTGCAG GAGGTCCAGTCTCTGCTGCTGAACTGGAAGGGTCAGGACCTCACCACCTACGGGGAGCTGGTCCTGGAGGGAACCTTCAAGGTCCACCGGGCGAAGAACGAGAGGACGCTGTTCCTGTTTGAGCGCATGCTGCTCATCACCAAGCGCCGCGGAGACCACTATGTGTACAAGACACACATCTCT TGCTCCACTCTGATGCTGATCGAAAGCGCCAAAGACTCTCTGAGCTTCAGTGTGACTCATTACAAACACCCCAAGCAAGCCCACACCGTTCAG GCGAAGTCGGTGGAGGAGAAAAAGCTTTGGGCTCATCACATCAAACGCATAATTCTGGAGAACCACAAGGCCGTCATCCCTCAGAAG GCTAAAGAGGCCATCTTGGAAATGGACTCCATAT ATGCTCCCAGGTATCGGTACAGCCCTGAGCGGCTGAAGAAGGCTTTGTCCTGTCAGTCTGACGAGTTTCCACCGGACGGTCGTCAGGGACAACGACAGTCCG agCCAAtccaaaaaacactgaaaagcaGCAAAG TCATCGTCAAG GAGGACGAATGCAGAGTCTCCTTCGACAGCTGTGAGCAGAAAAATGGCTGTTTtcctgaggaagaagagccAGGTGAAACCGAACCATCAACCGGACAG TCTTCCTCAGACAAGCAGAAGAAGCCAGACTCTGAACCAACAGGACTGCCTGAATCAGAACCTTCTGATCCGGAACGTTTGTCTGATCCACACAAACGTTCCGGATCAGAGGATTGCCGGATCGCAGCCCCTCCtcaaaggtcagaggagaagaaaCCAGAAGGACATCCGGAGTCCACGGAGCAACCGACTTCCGCCACAACCGACTCAGACTCCAGGACCCTGAGCAGCGCAGAGTCctcagaggacgaggaggaggccaagGAGGTGCCGGCAAAGGAGGGCGAAGCCGTCAGCATCCTTCCCTCGTCCGTCCTGGACAAAGCCGGCGCTATCGCTCAGCACTTCAGCAGCGTGAAGCGAAGCGGGTCGGCCCCGGATGAGGGCCACTCGCTTGGCTCTGGGTCGCCACGGTTACGGAGCCAAACCGGCAGCTTCTGTGCCGAACCCTCGGCGGACCTGACCCTTCTGTCCCCACGGGAAGACGTCTTTTTAGACGTCGATCGGGGGATCCGACAGAGGCGGGACTCCGCCCTGTCCAAGCAGGACCAGCTGCTCATCGGCAAAATCAGGAGCTACTATGAGAACGCCGAGAGCGAGGACGCCGCCTTCAGCCTCCAGCGCAGGGAGAGTCTGACGTACATCCCCACCGGGCTGGTCCGGAGCTCCGTCAGCCGGCTCAACAGCATCCCGAAGGACGAGGCGGTCCACACCGATCCCTCAAGCCTGGAGTCAGCTCTGCCAGCGGATACCTGGGGTCACATGGCCTCTACTGAGTCCCTGGACTCTTTCAAGTCCGATCAGAGAAGCACCGATCCAGAGGATCTAGAAGACATCCGCTGGTCAAGGTCTCACAGCTTGCAGGAGAATCCTTCTGATGATGAAGAGTTCAGACCTTCTTCTGAAATGATTACGGTCTGGCAGACGATGGAGCGAGAGATCGGCCGATCTCAAGGCGACGCCGGGGGTCTTCCACGGCCCCAAGAAGTTCTGAGCGGGGCCAAGATCATCCTGCCAGACACGGCtgaggcctccagcagcagctgtcacAGAGAGGAATCCGTTAGTTCTTCACCCCCCCGGCTTAGATCCTCTACTGAGAGTCGTACAGGATGTCTGAAGGAGATGCTGAAGGTGTTTGGGGAAGAGGGGATTAGCCTCAGAGCTCCGGTTCTTCGCGTTGCCCGGCTGAAGTCCAAAGAGGAACCGGTCACCGAGGACTCAGACCCACTGGACGACGTTGACTCAAAAAGCAAAGTCCTCAATCTGGCCCGTCGGTACAGCCAGCGGATCAAAACCACCAAGCCGATGGTCCGACAGCGGATTCCTGGGGTCCTCGTGGGGGGGAGGACTTTACtctgtgtggaggaggagaagcaggcagCAG ATAAACCCAACATTCCTCATAACCAGGCCACTTCTCCACCGCCCAACCCCGTGGACCCAAACCGGCCTGTGAAACCGGGTCGAGCTCGCTCCCGCagccctctgaccccccccactGAGTGTTTCCACTGGCCCGACGTCCGAGAGCTGCGCTCCAGATACTCGGACCAGGACCGCCCCCCGAAGAGCCCCGTGGGCCGCAGCCTCTCCATCCCAGAGCAGCTGTGTGACGGAGGTCTGAGGAGgcgctccagctgctcctcggAGCACCTCCTCGCGGAGGGGGGGTCGCAGGAGAGGGACGAGCGCAGCAGGCGTCTGCACCGAGCCAAATCTCTGGACCTGCGGCCGGGCGGAGCGCACGCGGCCGAcgtgcaggagctgcaggagcgcGTCGCTAACGGTTACTACgtggcggcggaggcggcgctGCCTGGCGACGAGCAGCACAAGATCCTGGTGATGGAGAAGCTTCCGGACTCCCAGTCGCCGGTTGCAGAAGACGACTACGTCCAGATCCGCTCCCCCACCAGCAGGGAGAAGATCTCCATCATGGCCGTCATGGACCGCTGCCGGGTCTACCAGGACTCTGACGAGTACCGGCGGAGGGAGGACGGAAAGACCTCATCCGAGTCCTCCGGTCGTCAGGACGACCAGCCGAAGGCGGGGGGGTCGAACCCCCGCCCGAGGACGGAGGGCGGTCAGAAGAGCGTCGTGAAGAGTCTGAGAGAGAAGTTCCAGAGCCGGAgctga
- the LOC119195233 gene encoding pleckstrin homology domain-containing family G member 3-like isoform X3 — protein MYADSCCLSAAPPISNERAPSASPSDSSDPRPASLISMLSSGSSRSGDLDLIPAGAEKGAGPYPGPDTKGRSDIDSKESTKRMPPNPQPTYLDRVVMEIIETERMYVRDLRMIVEDYLAHIIDQCDLSIRPEQVCSLFGNIEDIYEFNSELLQALDLCDNDPVAVARCFVLKSEYFEIYTQYCTNYPNSVASLTDCMRNKCLAKFFRDRQASLKRSLPLGSYLLKPVQRILKYHLLLQEIAKHFDPQEAGYEVVEEAIYTMTGVAWYINDMKRKHEHAVRLQEVQSLLLNWKGQDLTTYGELVLEGTFKVHRAKNERTLFLFERMLLITKRRGDHYVYKTHISCSTLMLIESAKDSLSFSVTHYKHPKQAHTVQAKSVEEKKLWAHHIKRIILENHKAVIPQKAKEAILEMDSIYAPRYRYSPERLKKALSCQSDEFPPDGRQGQRQSEPIQKTLKSSKVIVKEDECRVSFDSCEQKNGCFPEEEEPGETEPSTGQVDERAAGGSQSSSDKQKKPDSEPTGLPESEPSDPERLSDPHKRSGSEDCRIAAPPQRSEEKKPEGHPESTEQPTSATTDSDSRTLSSAESSEDEEEAKEVPAKEGEAVSILPSSVLDKAGAIAQHFSSVKRSGSAPDEGHSLGSGSPRLRSQTGSFCAEPSADLTLLSPREDVFLDVDRGIRQRRDSALSKQDQLLIGKIRSYYENAESEDAAFSLQRRESLTYIPTGLVRSSVSRLNSIPKDEAVHTDPSSLESALPADTWGHMASTESLDSFKSDQRSTDPEDLEDIRWSRSHSLQENPSDDEEFRPSSEMITVWQTMEREIGRSQGDAGGLPRPQEVLSGAKIILPDTAEASSSSCHREESVSSSPPRLRSSTESRTGCLKEMLKVFGEEGISLRAPVLRVARLKSKEEPVTEDSDPLDDVDSKSKVLNLARRYSQRIKTTKPMVRQRIPGVLVGGRTLLCVEEEKQAADKPNIPHNQATSPPPNPVDPNRPVKPGRARSRSPLTPPTECFHWPDVRELRSRYSDQDRPPKSPVGRSLSIPEQLCDGGLRRRSSCSSEHLLAEGGSQERDERSRRLHRAKSLDLRPGGAHAADVQELQERVANGYYVAAEAALPGDEQHKILVMEKLPDSQSPVAEDDYVQIRSPTSREKISIMAVMDRCRVYQDSDEYRRREDGKTSSESSGRQDDQPKAGGSNPRPRTEGGQKSVVKSLREKFQSRS, from the exons ATGTATGCAG acTCCTGCTGCCtgtctgctgccccccccatcAGTAATGAGCGCGCCCCGTCAGCCTCGCCCTCCGACTCCTCCGACCCCCGCCCTGCGAGCCTAATCTCCATGCTGTCCTCCGGATCCTCCCGGAGCGGTGACCTGGACCTGATCCCTGCGGGGGCtgagaagggggcggggccgtACCCGGGTCCCGACACCAAGGGGCGGAGCGATATTGACAGCAAAGAGTCCACAAAAAGAATGCCGCCGAACCCTCAGCCGACCTATTTGGACCGGGTCGTCATGGAGATCATCGAGACCGAGAGGATGTATGTCAGAGACCTGCGCATGATTGTGGAG GACTACCTGGCTCACATCATTGATCAGTGCGACCTATCGATCCGTCCTGAGCAGGTCTGTTCCCTGTTTGGAAACATCGAGGACATCTATGAATTCAACAG CGAGCTGCTTCAGGCTTTGGATCTCTGTGACAACGACCCGGTCGCCGTCGCCAGGTGCTTCGTCCTGAAG aGTGAGTACTTTGAGATCTACACACAGTACTGCACCAACTACCCAAA CTCCGTGGCCTCTCTCACTGACTGCATGAGGAACAAATGTCTGGCCAAGTTCTTCCGTGACCGGCAGGCGTCGCTGAAGCGCTCGCTGCCTCTGGGCTCGTACCTGCTCAAACCAGTCCAGAGGATCCTCAAGTAccacctgctgctccag GAGATAGCAAAGCACTTTGACCCCCAGGAGGCAGGCTatgaggtggtggaggaggccaTTTACACCATGACGGGCGTCGCCTGGTACATCAACGACATGAAGAGGAAGCACGAGCACGCCGTCAGACTGCAG GAGGTCCAGTCTCTGCTGCTGAACTGGAAGGGTCAGGACCTCACCACCTACGGGGAGCTGGTCCTGGAGGGAACCTTCAAGGTCCACCGGGCGAAGAACGAGAGGACGCTGTTCCTGTTTGAGCGCATGCTGCTCATCACCAAGCGCCGCGGAGACCACTATGTGTACAAGACACACATCTCT TGCTCCACTCTGATGCTGATCGAAAGCGCCAAAGACTCTCTGAGCTTCAGTGTGACTCATTACAAACACCCCAAGCAAGCCCACACCGTTCAG GCGAAGTCGGTGGAGGAGAAAAAGCTTTGGGCTCATCACATCAAACGCATAATTCTGGAGAACCACAAGGCCGTCATCCCTCAGAAG GCTAAAGAGGCCATCTTGGAAATGGACTCCATAT ATGCTCCCAGGTATCGGTACAGCCCTGAGCGGCTGAAGAAGGCTTTGTCCTGTCAGTCTGACGAGTTTCCACCGGACGGTCGTCAGGGACAACGACAGTCCG agCCAAtccaaaaaacactgaaaagcaGCAAAG TCATCGTCAAG GAGGACGAATGCAGAGTCTCCTTCGACAGCTGTGAGCAGAAAAATGGCTGTTTtcctgaggaagaagagccAGGTGAAACCGAACCATCAACCGGACAGGTAGACGAGAGAGCAGCAGGCGGCTCGCAG TCTTCCTCAGACAAGCAGAAGAAGCCAGACTCTGAACCAACAGGACTGCCTGAATCAGAACCTTCTGATCCGGAACGTTTGTCTGATCCACACAAACGTTCCGGATCAGAGGATTGCCGGATCGCAGCCCCTCCtcaaaggtcagaggagaagaaaCCAGAAGGACATCCGGAGTCCACGGAGCAACCGACTTCCGCCACAACCGACTCAGACTCCAGGACCCTGAGCAGCGCAGAGTCctcagaggacgaggaggaggccaagGAGGTGCCGGCAAAGGAGGGCGAAGCCGTCAGCATCCTTCCCTCGTCCGTCCTGGACAAAGCCGGCGCTATCGCTCAGCACTTCAGCAGCGTGAAGCGAAGCGGGTCGGCCCCGGATGAGGGCCACTCGCTTGGCTCTGGGTCGCCACGGTTACGGAGCCAAACCGGCAGCTTCTGTGCCGAACCCTCGGCGGACCTGACCCTTCTGTCCCCACGGGAAGACGTCTTTTTAGACGTCGATCGGGGGATCCGACAGAGGCGGGACTCCGCCCTGTCCAAGCAGGACCAGCTGCTCATCGGCAAAATCAGGAGCTACTATGAGAACGCCGAGAGCGAGGACGCCGCCTTCAGCCTCCAGCGCAGGGAGAGTCTGACGTACATCCCCACCGGGCTGGTCCGGAGCTCCGTCAGCCGGCTCAACAGCATCCCGAAGGACGAGGCGGTCCACACCGATCCCTCAAGCCTGGAGTCAGCTCTGCCAGCGGATACCTGGGGTCACATGGCCTCTACTGAGTCCCTGGACTCTTTCAAGTCCGATCAGAGAAGCACCGATCCAGAGGATCTAGAAGACATCCGCTGGTCAAGGTCTCACAGCTTGCAGGAGAATCCTTCTGATGATGAAGAGTTCAGACCTTCTTCTGAAATGATTACGGTCTGGCAGACGATGGAGCGAGAGATCGGCCGATCTCAAGGCGACGCCGGGGGTCTTCCACGGCCCCAAGAAGTTCTGAGCGGGGCCAAGATCATCCTGCCAGACACGGCtgaggcctccagcagcagctgtcacAGAGAGGAATCCGTTAGTTCTTCACCCCCCCGGCTTAGATCCTCTACTGAGAGTCGTACAGGATGTCTGAAGGAGATGCTGAAGGTGTTTGGGGAAGAGGGGATTAGCCTCAGAGCTCCGGTTCTTCGCGTTGCCCGGCTGAAGTCCAAAGAGGAACCGGTCACCGAGGACTCAGACCCACTGGACGACGTTGACTCAAAAAGCAAAGTCCTCAATCTGGCCCGTCGGTACAGCCAGCGGATCAAAACCACCAAGCCGATGGTCCGACAGCGGATTCCTGGGGTCCTCGTGGGGGGGAGGACTTTACtctgtgtggaggaggagaagcaggcagCAG ATAAACCCAACATTCCTCATAACCAGGCCACTTCTCCACCGCCCAACCCCGTGGACCCAAACCGGCCTGTGAAACCGGGTCGAGCTCGCTCCCGCagccctctgaccccccccactGAGTGTTTCCACTGGCCCGACGTCCGAGAGCTGCGCTCCAGATACTCGGACCAGGACCGCCCCCCGAAGAGCCCCGTGGGCCGCAGCCTCTCCATCCCAGAGCAGCTGTGTGACGGAGGTCTGAGGAGgcgctccagctgctcctcggAGCACCTCCTCGCGGAGGGGGGGTCGCAGGAGAGGGACGAGCGCAGCAGGCGTCTGCACCGAGCCAAATCTCTGGACCTGCGGCCGGGCGGAGCGCACGCGGCCGAcgtgcaggagctgcaggagcgcGTCGCTAACGGTTACTACgtggcggcggaggcggcgctGCCTGGCGACGAGCAGCACAAGATCCTGGTGATGGAGAAGCTTCCGGACTCCCAGTCGCCGGTTGCAGAAGACGACTACGTCCAGATCCGCTCCCCCACCAGCAGGGAGAAGATCTCCATCATGGCCGTCATGGACCGCTGCCGGGTCTACCAGGACTCTGACGAGTACCGGCGGAGGGAGGACGGAAAGACCTCATCCGAGTCCTCCGGTCGTCAGGACGACCAGCCGAAGGCGGGGGGGTCGAACCCCCGCCCGAGGACGGAGGGCGGTCAGAAGAGCGTCGTGAAGAGTCTGAGAGAGAAGTTCCAGAGCCGGAgctga